The DNA region CCGACCCGTTCCTGCTCCACGCCACCGCCGTCCGCGGCTTCGTCTACGACGTCGGCACCGGCGAACTGCGCGAGGTCGCCCGCGACTGACACCCGGACACGCGATCCCGGGAGACGCTCGAGGGATCCGCCCCGGCCGAGTCACGTCAACAGGGTCCGCGAGCTCCCTTCCCGGCAGGTGGCGATCGGCCTACGCTGAAAGTTCCTTCACTCAGCGCCGGGCCACCCCGGCGATCCCGATCGGAGCTCACGCCGTGTCCGCACCCAGTCACACTGCCGAGAACACTCGTTCCGTGAACCCGTTCCGCGTCGCCCTGCTGATCGGAGGCCTCATCGCCGTCGGGTTCGGCATCGCCGTCCTCGTCTGGCCCGTCAAGACCGCCCTCGCCGTGACCGGCGTGCTCGCCGTCTACGCGATCCTCGCCGGTCTCGTCTACATCGCCGTCGCCGTCGTCGCCACATGGCAGAGCACCGGAAGCCGCATCGGTCACGGGTTGCTGGGCCTGCTGTTCATTCTCGCCGGGGCGTACGCGTTCGCCTCCCTCCAAGAATCCGCGGTCTTTCTCGCACTGTTCGTCACGATCATGATCGGCGTCATGTGGATCGTGGAGGGCTTCACGGCGCTGTTCACCCTCGGCGAGACGGGATCGACCGCCGTGACGGTCCTGTTCGCGATCATCTCGGTCCTCGCCGGCTTCGCCCTGCTCAGCACCCCGGTGTGGGGCGCGGGATTCCTCTGGTGGCTCTTCGCGATCTCGCTGCTCGTGCTCGGGATCCTCAACGTGGTGCGTGCGTTCCCGCTGAGGAGTTGACCCCGTGGGCCGGCGTCGCGCAACCGTCCCGGGAGGGCGGGCCTGCGACTGCGTTGGGGAACTGCGGCCACGACCGGCCTGCTGCCGACCGACGTCCTCGGCGGCCTCTCCTGATCGGTCCGGACAACGCAGAAGGCCCCGGGACCACATCGGTCCCGGGGCCTTCCCTCGCGAGGGCTGGTCCTCAGGAGGTCCGGACGCCGGCCTGCGTCTCGCCCGCAGACGATGCTCCGGGGCCGGTCTCGTCCGAGTACAGGGAGGTCTTGCTGGTCTCCGGCGCCAAGACCAGCGAGATGATGGTGAGCACGCTAAGCCCGACCAGGTAGTAGCCGACGTAGGCGACCGAGTAGTTCTGCACCAGCCACACCGCGACGAACGGGGTGAGCGCCGCACCCAGGATCGCGGAGAAGTTGTACGCCACCCCCGAGCCCGTGTAGCGGGTGTTGGTGGGGAACAGCTCGGGCAGCACGGCGGACATCGGCCCGAAGGTCAGGCCCATGAGCATCATGCCCACGCACAGGAACAGCAGCATGCGGGTCACGTCGAGGTCGTCGCCCGTCCCCATCGCCTCCGGCTCGAGCCACCACCCGAAGCTCAGACCGAACAGGATGATCGCGGCGGTGACGCCGATGAGCATCCGGCGGCGTCCGAGCAGGTCGGCCAGCCAGCCGGCGATCGGGACGAACGCGGCGAACAGCAGGATCGCGATCACCTGGATGATGAGGAACGACTGGTACCCGTAGCCGAGCCCGCCGGCGTCCGCGTCACCGATCGCGAACGACAGGATCCACGTGGTCATCAGGTAGAACAGGCCGTAGGTGGCCAGCATGATGAACGTGCCGAGGATGATCTCCCACCAGTTCTTGCGGAACACCTCCGAGACCGGGGTCTTGACCCGCTCGTTGTTGACGATCGCGCGGGCGAAGACCGGGGTCTCCTCGATGCGCAGCCGCACGTAGAGGCCGACACCGACCATGACGATCGACAACAGGAACGGCAGGCGCCAACCCCACACCAGGAACGGGTCGTCCAGATCGGCCGCGGTGGAGTCGTACGAGAACCAGATCGTCAGCAGCAGGAAGATGCCGTTGGCCAGGATGAAGCCGAACGGTGCGCCGAGCTGCGGCCACATCGCCGCGAACGCCCGCTTGCCCGGTTGCGCCGTCTCGGACGCCAGGAGCGCGGCGCCCGACCACTCGCCACCGAGGCCGATGCCCTGGAAGAAGCGCAGGATCGTCAGCATCGCCGGTGCCCACAGGCCGATCTGGTGGATCGTCGGCAGCAGGCCGATGAGGAATGTGGCGATACCCATGGTCAGCAGCGCGCCGACCAGCGTGACCTTGCGACCCAGGCGGTCCCCGTAGTGGCCGAAGACGATGGACCCGAGCGGCCGCGCGATGAACGCCGTGCCGAACGTGGCCATCGAGGCCAGCAGAGCGGTTCCGGAGTCACCGCCCGCGAAGAACAGCAGCGGGAAGACCGATACCGCGGCCGTGGCGAAGATGTAGAAGTCGTAGAACTCGATCGTGGTACCGATGAGCGAGGCGAGGATGATCCGTCGCCGGGGCACCGGCTCGGCCGAGATCGTCTCGGTGACCGCGGTACCCGTCCCGTGGGGTTCGGTGGACCCGTCCGGCGTTGCCATGTTCCTCCTAGGGCGTCAGGCGGAGAGTGCCGACGACCGTCGACCGCGACAAGGCTAGGCGGTCAAGTGATGTCGGTCACCCTGCCCGGTGATGGTTGTGCAGGTGGCACAGATCAGCCCATCGATTTTCGCGACGGCTGCGCACGGTGTCCAATCGCAGTCCCCGCCCTCGATGCTCGTGGGGGTGAGGGCGGGTGAGGTGGTGACCCGGCTCAGCGCCTCCGGTAGTGCGAATAGGCGGTTCCGTTCTCGAAGACGCGGTGATCGACGAGCTCCAGATCCAGCGTCGCGTCCGGGGGCAGGGCACGGAGCCCGCCGCCCACCACCCGGGGGACGACGAACAACTTGAAGTCGGAGACCACCCCGGCCCGGATCGCCTCCGCCGCCGTGGTGGGCCCGAAGATCTCGACCTCGCCCGGGGCTTCGTCGACGATGCGGCGCAGCGTGTCCAGGCCGAGTCGAGGGACCAGGCGATCGCGCTCGGACACGAGATTCTCGACGGTCAGCGTCGAGGAGACCACTGTCCGCGGGATCGATTTCCACCGTCGCGCGAACTCGTGCTCGTCAGGACTCCACGAATCGTCCTCGGGCGGGGCCTGCCAGTACTCCATCAGCTGGTAGGTGCGCCGCCCGAGCACCTCGTGGACCACCGGCTCGAGGCGTTCCACGTGGAACCGGAACACCTCCCCGCTCGGGGCGGACCAGTTGAAGT from Dietzia sp. B32 includes:
- a CDS encoding HdeD family acid-resistance protein; this encodes MNPFRVALLIGGLIAVGFGIAVLVWPVKTALAVTGVLAVYAILAGLVYIAVAVVATWQSTGSRIGHGLLGLLFILAGAYAFASLQESAVFLALFVTIMIGVMWIVEGFTALFTLGETGSTAVTVLFAIISVLAGFALLSTPVWGAGFLWWLFAISLLVLGILNVVRAFPLRS
- a CDS encoding MFS transporter gives rise to the protein MATPDGSTEPHGTGTAVTETISAEPVPRRRIILASLIGTTIEFYDFYIFATAAVSVFPLLFFAGGDSGTALLASMATFGTAFIARPLGSIVFGHYGDRLGRKVTLVGALLTMGIATFLIGLLPTIHQIGLWAPAMLTILRFFQGIGLGGEWSGAALLASETAQPGKRAFAAMWPQLGAPFGFILANGIFLLLTIWFSYDSTAADLDDPFLVWGWRLPFLLSIVMVGVGLYVRLRIEETPVFARAIVNNERVKTPVSEVFRKNWWEIILGTFIMLATYGLFYLMTTWILSFAIGDADAGGLGYGYQSFLIIQVIAILLFAAFVPIAGWLADLLGRRRMLIGVTAAIILFGLSFGWWLEPEAMGTGDDLDVTRMLLFLCVGMMLMGLTFGPMSAVLPELFPTNTRYTGSGVAYNFSAILGAALTPFVAVWLVQNYSVAYVGYYLVGLSVLTIISLVLAPETSKTSLYSDETGPGASSAGETQAGVRTS
- a CDS encoding dihydrofolate reductase family protein, which gives rise to MGTLTFTATVSVDGYAADADGDFNWSAPSGEVFRFHVERLEPVVHEVLGRRTYQLMEYWQAPPEDDSWSPDEHEFARRWKSIPRTVVSSTLTVENLVSERDRLVPRLGLDTLRRIVDEAPGEVEIFGPTTAAEAIRAGVVSDFKLFVVPRVVGGGLRALPPDATLDLELVDHRVFENGTAYSHYRRR